In one Aggregicoccus sp. 17bor-14 genomic region, the following are encoded:
- a CDS encoding parallel beta-helix domain-containing protein, translating into MDPLCSGVAGTCTAFAAGTSEQDIQRALVAATPDSTFVFGEGTFSFQNALALVNVAGVTLQGAGRERTVLDFSGQVAGSEGLSAETTSRLRVRDLGLKDPKGDGIKVVGSSDVRFERVRVEWTSPNAAEHGAYGLYPVQCTRVLVQDSYVRGASDAGIYVGQSRDIVVRRNEATGNAVGIEIENSQRADVYENALHGNTGGLLLSSLPLLQVGNARQVRAYRNQIHDNNLANFAAGGNTAALVPAGTGVLVLAHADVELFDNTVSNHHSVAMAVLSYLLTGLELGEPAYDPYARGVYLHDNSFSGNGSAPDTATSLGQMLSPLRSHMPGKRTADVVTDGLVPPGASGANPLELCLGSATASFVNLHADAPDEHGLFTHFDTDVAPYACTRAALPEVSFEGL; encoded by the coding sequence GTGGACCCGCTGTGCAGCGGCGTCGCGGGCACCTGCACGGCGTTCGCCGCGGGGACGAGCGAGCAGGACATCCAGCGCGCGCTCGTGGCCGCAACGCCGGACAGCACCTTCGTCTTCGGCGAGGGCACCTTCTCCTTCCAGAATGCGCTCGCGCTGGTGAACGTGGCGGGCGTCACGCTCCAGGGCGCAGGGCGCGAGCGGACGGTGCTCGACTTCTCGGGGCAGGTGGCCGGCAGCGAGGGCCTCTCGGCAGAGACCACCAGCCGCCTGCGCGTGCGGGACCTGGGCTTGAAGGACCCGAAGGGGGACGGCATCAAGGTGGTGGGCTCCTCGGACGTGCGCTTCGAGCGCGTGCGCGTGGAGTGGACGAGTCCAAACGCCGCGGAGCACGGCGCCTACGGCCTGTACCCCGTGCAGTGCACCCGCGTGCTCGTCCAGGACAGCTACGTGCGCGGCGCCTCGGACGCGGGCATCTACGTGGGACAGAGTCGGGACATCGTCGTGCGGCGCAACGAGGCCACGGGCAACGCGGTGGGCATCGAGATCGAGAACTCGCAGCGCGCCGACGTGTACGAGAACGCGCTGCACGGCAACACCGGCGGCCTGCTCCTCTCCTCGCTGCCACTGCTGCAGGTGGGCAACGCACGCCAGGTGCGCGCCTACCGCAACCAGATCCACGACAACAACCTGGCCAACTTCGCGGCGGGCGGAAACACGGCGGCCCTCGTGCCCGCGGGCACGGGCGTGCTGGTGCTGGCGCACGCGGACGTGGAGCTGTTTGACAACACGGTGTCCAACCACCACTCGGTGGCCATGGCGGTCCTCAGCTACCTGCTCACCGGGCTGGAGCTCGGCGAGCCCGCCTACGACCCCTACGCGCGGGGCGTGTACCTCCACGACAACAGCTTCTCCGGCAACGGCTCGGCGCCGGACACGGCGACCTCGCTGGGCCAGATGCTCTCGCCGCTGCGCTCCCACATGCCCGGCAAGCGCACCGCCGACGTGGTGACGGACGGCCTCGTGCCGCCGGGCGCCAGCGGCGCGAACCCGCTCGAGCTGTGCCTGGGCAGCGCGACCGCCAGCTTCGTGAACCTGCACGCGGACGCTCCGGACGAGCACGGGCTCTTCACCCACTTCGACACGGACGTGGCCCCCTATGCCTGCACCCGCGCTGCGCTGCCGGAGGTGTCCTTTGAGGGCCTGTAG
- a CDS encoding ABC transporter substrate-binding protein: MTRRLGWVGLCAVLLAAGSGCRKGASEAPDAGAPDAGPAALNEQEPNDRPEQALSISGDAVVTAGLAADPSRADEDWYRLAPGSPRVADVSVSGIPGSDVTLGVFDRDRNPLVTVNGGGEGQGEHLPNLYVDGERWVRVAAARKGAGGAYRLQVSFRAPGDGEEREPNDRAADATPLLLGQAVAAYIGHAADEDWYRLELQPGAGDAGSGEPAAPAPAPAEATADAGGAAEANAPPAPAAPDPDEEARRAEEAAAQAAQAGGAAAVVLPGATPPPPPEPPGIALRIDLSAVPGVRPELTLLSAAEAPLFTTRGQEGQPLSLRNIGVRANDQVVYLVVKSAWSGTGKEAKRGANTDTPYTLSVTREPAGANAELEPNDALAKATPVQLPGPTGTAYKEGFLSPKGDVDTFVLHTQEPLRVRAELSGVERLDLMLSVVEPPATEGGSETVTLRANDGALKEPERLNDVTCQGACYFRVEGAPRKVEGKWVKDYENAEVPYRLTLTAAPDDGSYEREPNNTPERATPITIGKPLRGTVFPKKDTDFYRLDLSDRPVRTSLKVTLIGVLKVDVGLYLHRLGEDGKPQLVQTSDRAKGDAPESIRYSAEPGVYLLEVRDSKNRESNFQDPYQLSVEEEG; the protein is encoded by the coding sequence GTGACGCGACGTCTGGGCTGGGTGGGGTTGTGCGCGGTGCTGCTCGCCGCCGGCAGTGGCTGCCGCAAGGGCGCGAGCGAGGCGCCGGACGCGGGCGCTCCGGATGCGGGCCCCGCGGCCCTCAACGAGCAGGAGCCCAACGACCGGCCCGAGCAGGCGCTGAGCATCAGCGGCGACGCCGTGGTGACGGCGGGCCTCGCGGCGGACCCCTCGCGCGCGGACGAGGACTGGTACCGGCTCGCGCCGGGCAGCCCCCGCGTGGCCGACGTCAGCGTCTCGGGCATCCCCGGCAGCGACGTCACGCTCGGCGTCTTCGACCGCGACCGCAACCCGCTGGTCACCGTGAACGGCGGCGGCGAGGGCCAGGGCGAGCACCTGCCCAACCTGTACGTGGACGGCGAGCGCTGGGTGCGGGTGGCCGCCGCGCGCAAGGGCGCGGGCGGCGCCTACCGCCTCCAGGTCAGCTTCCGCGCCCCGGGCGACGGCGAGGAGCGCGAGCCCAACGACCGCGCCGCGGATGCGACCCCGCTGCTGCTGGGCCAGGCGGTCGCCGCGTACATCGGCCACGCCGCGGACGAGGACTGGTACCGGCTCGAGCTGCAGCCAGGCGCAGGTGACGCGGGCAGCGGCGAGCCTGCGGCCCCCGCGCCTGCTCCGGCCGAGGCCACGGCGGATGCGGGCGGTGCGGCCGAGGCCAACGCTCCGCCGGCCCCGGCAGCCCCGGATCCCGACGAGGAGGCGCGCCGCGCCGAGGAGGCCGCGGCGCAGGCGGCCCAGGCGGGCGGCGCCGCCGCGGTGGTGCTGCCCGGAGCGACGCCCCCTCCCCCGCCCGAGCCCCCCGGCATCGCGCTGCGCATCGACCTGTCCGCCGTGCCCGGCGTGCGCCCCGAGCTCACCCTGCTCTCGGCCGCCGAGGCGCCGCTCTTCACCACGCGGGGCCAGGAGGGCCAGCCCCTCTCCCTGCGCAACATCGGCGTGCGCGCGAACGACCAGGTGGTCTACCTGGTGGTGAAGAGCGCCTGGAGCGGCACCGGCAAGGAGGCGAAGCGCGGCGCCAACACCGACACGCCCTACACGCTGAGCGTCACCCGCGAGCCCGCGGGCGCCAACGCCGAGCTCGAGCCCAACGACGCGCTCGCCAAGGCCACGCCCGTGCAGCTGCCCGGCCCCACTGGCACCGCGTACAAGGAGGGCTTCCTCTCGCCCAAGGGCGACGTGGACACCTTCGTGCTGCACACCCAGGAGCCGCTGCGCGTGCGCGCGGAGCTCTCGGGCGTGGAGCGCCTGGACCTGATGCTCAGCGTCGTGGAGCCGCCGGCCACGGAGGGCGGCAGCGAGACCGTCACGCTGCGCGCCAACGACGGCGCCCTCAAGGAGCCCGAGCGCCTCAACGACGTCACCTGCCAGGGCGCCTGCTACTTCCGCGTGGAGGGCGCGCCGCGCAAGGTGGAGGGCAAGTGGGTGAAGGACTACGAGAACGCCGAGGTCCCCTACCGCCTCACCCTCACCGCTGCCCCGGATGATGGCAGCTACGAGCGCGAGCCGAACAACACCCCCGAGCGCGCGACGCCCATCACGATCGGCAAGCCGCTGCGTGGCACGGTGTTCCCGAAGAAGGACACCGACTTCTACCGCCTCGACCTGAGCGACCGCCCCGTGCGCACCTCGCTCAAGGTGACGCTGATCGGCGTGCTCAAGGTGGACGTGGGGCTCTACCTCCACCGCCTCGGCGAGGACGGCAAGCCCCAGCTGGTGCAGACCAGCGACCGCGCCAAGGGCGATGCGCCCGAGTCCATCCGCTACAGCGCCGAGCCCGGTGTGTACCTGCTCGAGGTGCGCGACTCGAAGAACCGCGAGTCGAACTTCCAGGACCCCTACCAGCTCAGCGTGGAGGAGGAGGGCTAG
- a CDS encoding caspase family protein translates to MTRALLPLLLLAWLAACGAPAASVRAQGSGGEKGGLVPLQVDEGALASAYAPRRFALLVGIGHPDDPQWRALRYAEKDATDLAAALKDPARGAFQSVRVLATPGETGRAAVLAAVRQLAREATRPDDIVVVYLSGHGTLARDERGELRRYLVTRDASFRAIPQTALSMDALEAEFDQLPSRRRLLVLATCHSGSGKSLLPQALEKELAGIKAGFFTRPLEDSSRAALKFAAADWGETAREDDTLQNDIYTHFLIEGLSGEADRNVDGAVTATEAHDYARRRTFAFTEGRQRPSAEILEVGADPVVLAGSVRRTGRPELYSYNPRLDGFTLKVDGEQRVELPGGAAVAPGKRTVQLEKGGSVLLTREVDLLAGQRLPLEQLVQQSQAQRTVSLMGGVFAFVDRHSREQLLPASPQLGVAFRWEHRPLEDFSLLLDVSAGTGSHALALDPGSAPVPFRYRTLSLGMAVPYTWRFERLSLFAGPRVAALSLQRSFQLEAYHGAQSYLTVSPGVVGGVVWRLTERLELSSQAHLMVTYVMTDGQAQAVGYTGGWAGVGYRF, encoded by the coding sequence GTGACGCGCGCCCTCCTCCCCCTCCTCCTCCTCGCGTGGCTGGCCGCCTGTGGCGCGCCGGCGGCCTCCGTGCGCGCGCAGGGGAGCGGGGGTGAGAAGGGAGGGCTCGTCCCGCTGCAGGTAGACGAGGGGGCACTCGCGAGCGCCTACGCGCCGCGCCGCTTCGCCCTGCTGGTGGGCATCGGCCACCCGGACGACCCGCAGTGGCGCGCCCTGCGCTACGCGGAGAAGGACGCAACGGACCTCGCCGCCGCGCTGAAGGACCCCGCGCGCGGCGCCTTCCAGAGCGTGCGGGTGCTCGCCACGCCCGGCGAGACGGGGCGCGCCGCGGTGCTCGCGGCGGTGCGGCAGCTCGCGCGCGAGGCCACCCGGCCCGACGACATCGTGGTGGTGTACCTCTCGGGCCACGGCACGCTCGCGCGCGACGAGCGGGGCGAGCTGCGCCGCTACCTCGTCACCCGCGACGCCTCCTTCCGCGCCATCCCGCAGACGGCGCTCTCCATGGACGCGCTGGAGGCGGAGTTCGACCAGCTGCCCAGCCGCCGGCGCCTGCTGGTGCTCGCCACCTGCCACTCGGGCAGCGGGAAGAGCCTCCTGCCGCAGGCGCTGGAGAAGGAGCTCGCGGGCATCAAGGCCGGCTTCTTCACCCGGCCGCTCGAGGACTCGAGCCGCGCGGCGCTGAAGTTCGCGGCCGCCGACTGGGGCGAGACGGCGCGCGAGGACGACACCCTCCAGAACGACATCTACACGCACTTCCTCATCGAGGGGCTCTCCGGCGAGGCGGACCGCAACGTGGACGGGGCGGTCACCGCCACCGAGGCCCACGACTACGCGCGCCGCCGCACCTTCGCCTTCACCGAGGGGCGCCAGCGCCCCAGCGCGGAGATCCTCGAGGTGGGCGCGGACCCGGTGGTGCTCGCCGGCAGCGTGCGGCGCACGGGGCGCCCCGAGCTCTACTCCTACAACCCGCGCCTGGACGGCTTCACGCTCAAGGTGGACGGCGAGCAGCGGGTGGAGCTGCCGGGCGGCGCGGCGGTGGCCCCGGGCAAGCGCACGGTGCAGCTGGAGAAGGGCGGCAGCGTGCTGCTCACCCGCGAGGTGGACCTGCTCGCCGGCCAGCGCCTGCCGCTCGAGCAGCTGGTGCAGCAGTCCCAGGCGCAGCGCACGGTGAGCCTGATGGGCGGGGTGTTCGCATTCGTCGACCGCCACAGCCGCGAGCAGCTCCTGCCGGCGAGCCCCCAGCTGGGGGTGGCCTTCCGCTGGGAGCACCGCCCGCTCGAGGACTTCAGCCTGCTCCTGGACGTGAGCGCGGGCACGGGCAGCCACGCGCTCGCGCTGGACCCGGGCAGCGCCCCGGTGCCCTTCCGCTACCGCACCCTCTCGCTCGGTATGGCGGTTCCCTACACCTGGCGCTTCGAGCGCCTGAGCCTCTTTGCCGGCCCGCGCGTGGCCGCCCTCTCCCTGCAGAGGTCCTTCCAGCTGGAGGCCTACCACGGGGCGCAGAGCTACCTCACAGTGAGCCCCGGCGTGGTGGGCGGGGTGGTGTGGCGCCTGACGGAGCGGCTGGAGCTCAGCTCCCAGGCGCACCTGATGGTCACGTACGTGATGACGGATGGCCAGGCCCAGGCGGTGGGTTACACCGGCGGCTGGGCAGGCGTGGGGTACCGGTTCTGA
- a CDS encoding SO2930 family diheme c-type cytochrome: MRACSALLLLLALLGCSAGDAPSDPEQPACDGPAAGYLQTPPPKLSAWCLVRNDGGVLQPLGRSVPYELNTPLFSDYAQKYRTVWVPPGTRAAYRDAGPMDLPVGSVVTKTFSFAQDLRAPAAQQRRVETRILMRTEAGWVGLPYLWNAEGTDATLEPAGAIVDVAWTDAAGAPQRTQYLVPNQTQCKKCHEDAAGQPMHLLGPTAGQLNRTLDYGQGAENQLAHWTQVGLLEGAPAPEAAPRLAAWDAPGESVEARARAYLQANCAHCHSPSGPARTSGLYLTVDETDPLHLGICKPPVAAGAGSGGHDFDVVPGKPEESILSYRLRSVDPKVAMPELGRSVVHAEGVQLVEAWIRGLPGSCR; this comes from the coding sequence TTGAGGGCCTGTAGCGCGCTGCTCCTGCTGCTCGCGCTGCTGGGCTGCAGCGCGGGCGACGCTCCGTCCGACCCGGAGCAGCCCGCCTGCGACGGCCCCGCGGCGGGCTACCTCCAGACGCCGCCGCCGAAGCTCTCCGCGTGGTGCCTCGTGCGCAATGACGGTGGGGTGCTCCAGCCCCTGGGCCGCAGCGTGCCCTACGAGCTCAACACGCCGCTGTTCTCGGACTACGCGCAGAAGTACCGCACCGTGTGGGTTCCCCCCGGAACGCGCGCCGCCTACCGGGACGCAGGCCCCATGGACCTGCCGGTGGGCAGCGTGGTGACCAAGACCTTCTCCTTCGCGCAGGACCTGCGCGCGCCCGCCGCGCAGCAGCGCCGCGTCGAGACGCGCATCCTGATGCGCACCGAGGCCGGCTGGGTGGGGCTGCCCTACCTCTGGAATGCCGAGGGCACGGACGCGACCCTGGAGCCCGCGGGCGCCATCGTGGACGTGGCCTGGACGGATGCCGCGGGCGCACCGCAGCGCACCCAGTACCTGGTCCCCAACCAGACCCAGTGCAAGAAGTGCCACGAGGACGCCGCGGGCCAGCCGATGCACCTGCTCGGGCCCACCGCGGGCCAGCTCAACCGCACGCTGGACTACGGCCAGGGCGCCGAGAACCAGCTCGCGCACTGGACGCAGGTGGGCCTGCTCGAGGGCGCTCCCGCCCCCGAGGCCGCCCCGCGCCTCGCCGCGTGGGATGCGCCCGGGGAGAGCGTGGAGGCGCGCGCCCGCGCCTACCTGCAGGCCAACTGCGCCCACTGCCACAGCCCCAGCGGCCCCGCGCGCACCAGCGGCCTGTACCTCACGGTCGACGAGACGGACCCCCTGCACCTGGGCATCTGCAAGCCGCCGGTGGCCGCGGGCGCGGGCTCTGGCGGCCACGACTTCGACGTGGTGCCCGGCAAGCCCGAGGAGTCCATCCTCAGCTACCGGCTGCGCTCGGTGGACCCCAAGGTGGCGATGCCCGAGCTGGGCCGCAGCGTGGTGCACGCGGAGGGCGTGCAGCTCGTGGAGGCGTGGATACGCGGCCTGCCGGGCAGCTGCAGGTAG
- a CDS encoding carboxypeptidase regulatory-like domain-containing protein, with the protein MRNALLFALALLTGPLSGCGSIDNAPLRVGTVRGRLTQSDPTLAVVAVVGAPEISTAVGPDGHWELAGVPAGESELFVLASSDSATRIPVHVDGARAVELGDVAPRPGGFLQLEVATPGQMALSNASVSVEGTPLRKLKLEKTGRARVGPLPEGCYEIAVTAAGFPVSAQQSCVTPGEQKPLKVELADDPSYAQRGCQYSGCVAGAVCAADGRCVECTGDTQCAAGFKCKNDRCEGSGKLCAACSGDWQCGKNTLCRPLPEGGSACLVPCTGAGTCSSAGFACVEGSCVPDGSRRPATCAGYQVLGGACTEDAECQARGLEGGVCASGSCGLSCTDNAQCPDGSSCGKGSTPVCSALP; encoded by the coding sequence ATGCGCAACGCACTCCTCTTCGCCCTCGCGCTCCTCACGGGCCCGCTGAGCGGCTGTGGCAGCATCGACAACGCGCCCCTGCGCGTGGGCACCGTGCGCGGCCGGCTCACCCAGAGCGACCCCACGCTCGCCGTCGTCGCGGTGGTGGGCGCGCCGGAGATCTCCACCGCGGTGGGGCCGGACGGCCACTGGGAGCTCGCGGGCGTGCCCGCCGGTGAGTCCGAGCTCTTCGTGCTGGCGAGCTCCGACTCGGCCACCCGCATCCCCGTGCACGTGGACGGCGCGCGCGCCGTGGAGCTGGGGGACGTGGCGCCGCGCCCCGGCGGCTTCCTGCAGCTGGAGGTGGCCACGCCCGGCCAGATGGCGCTGAGCAACGCGAGCGTGTCCGTGGAGGGCACGCCCTTGCGCAAGCTGAAGCTGGAGAAGACGGGCCGCGCGCGCGTGGGCCCCCTGCCCGAGGGCTGCTACGAGATCGCCGTGACGGCCGCGGGCTTCCCGGTGAGCGCCCAGCAGAGCTGCGTCACGCCGGGCGAGCAGAAGCCCCTCAAGGTGGAGCTCGCGGACGACCCCAGCTACGCCCAGCGCGGCTGCCAGTACTCGGGCTGCGTGGCTGGCGCGGTGTGCGCCGCGGACGGGCGCTGCGTGGAGTGCACCGGCGACACGCAGTGCGCCGCGGGCTTCAAGTGCAAGAACGACCGCTGCGAGGGCAGCGGCAAGCTGTGCGCGGCCTGCAGCGGGGACTGGCAGTGCGGCAAGAACACCCTGTGCCGCCCCCTGCCCGAGGGCGGCTCGGCCTGCCTCGTGCCCTGCACCGGCGCGGGCACCTGCTCGAGCGCGGGCTTCGCCTGCGTCGAGGGGAGCTGCGTTCCGGACGGCAGCCGCCGCCCCGCCACCTGCGCGGGCTACCAGGTGCTCGGCGGCGCGTGCACCGAGGACGCCGAGTGCCAGGCGCGGGGCCTGGAGGGCGGGGTATGCGCCTCCGGGAGCTGCGGCCTCTCCTGCACCGACAACGCGCAGTGCCCGGACGGCAGCAGCTGCGGCAAGGGCAGCACCCCGGTGTGCAGCGCCCTGCCCTAG
- the serC gene encoding 3-phosphoserine/phosphohydroxythreonine transaminase, translating to MRAINFSAGPAGLPLPALERARDELLDYAGSGMSIMEQSHRGKVYEAVHAEAQALLRELLGVPETHQVLFLQGGARQHFAQVPMNFLPPGGSADYLLTDTWSEGALEEARCYGSPRVAASTAGPDGRYTRVPRQGELQLDPKAAYVHLTSNNTLFGSQFHTFPDVGSVPLVADMSSDFLWRPTDVGRFALIYAGAQKNVGPSGLVIVLAHRDFLARGRKDIPKIFQYGVHAANDSLFNTPPTFAIYLCRNVLAWAKGVGGLAQLERWNREKAALLYGTLDRLSGFYRAPVERESRSVMNVVFRLPTEALEATFVAEAQKAGMVGLKGHRSTGGIRASLYNAVSVQDVRTLVDFMEAFARTHG from the coding sequence ATGCGCGCCATCAATTTCAGCGCCGGCCCTGCCGGCCTCCCCCTGCCGGCGCTCGAGCGCGCCCGCGACGAGCTGCTCGACTACGCGGGCAGCGGCATGTCGATCATGGAGCAGAGCCACCGCGGCAAGGTGTACGAGGCCGTGCACGCCGAGGCCCAGGCGCTCCTGCGCGAGCTGCTGGGGGTGCCCGAGACCCACCAGGTGCTCTTCCTGCAGGGTGGCGCGCGCCAGCACTTCGCCCAGGTGCCCATGAACTTCCTGCCGCCCGGCGGCAGCGCGGACTACCTGCTCACGGACACCTGGAGCGAGGGCGCGCTCGAGGAGGCGCGCTGCTACGGAAGCCCCCGCGTGGCCGCGAGCACCGCCGGGCCGGACGGCCGCTACACCCGCGTGCCCCGCCAGGGGGAGCTGCAGCTGGACCCGAAGGCCGCCTACGTGCACCTCACCAGCAACAACACCCTGTTCGGCTCGCAGTTCCACACCTTCCCGGACGTGGGCAGCGTGCCGCTGGTGGCGGACATGAGCAGCGACTTCCTGTGGCGCCCCACGGACGTGGGCCGCTTCGCCCTCATCTACGCGGGTGCGCAGAAGAACGTGGGCCCCTCGGGCCTCGTCATCGTGCTCGCGCACCGGGACTTCCTCGCGCGCGGCCGCAAGGACATCCCCAAGATCTTCCAGTACGGCGTGCACGCGGCGAACGACTCGCTCTTCAACACCCCGCCGACCTTCGCCATCTACCTGTGCCGCAACGTGCTCGCGTGGGCCAAGGGCGTGGGGGGCCTCGCGCAGCTGGAGCGCTGGAACCGCGAGAAGGCGGCGCTGCTCTACGGCACGCTGGACCGGCTCTCCGGGTTCTACCGCGCGCCGGTGGAGCGCGAGAGCCGCTCGGTGATGAACGTGGTGTTCCGCCTGCCCACCGAGGCGCTGGAGGCCACCTTCGTCGCCGAGGCCCAGAAGGCCGGCATGGTGGGGCTCAAGGGCCACCGCAGCACCGGCGGCATCCGCGCCTCGCTCTACAACGCGGTGAGCGTGCAGGACGTGCGCACCCTGGTGGACTTCATGGAGGCCTTCGCCCGCACGCACGGCTAG
- a CDS encoding chalcone isomerase family protein → MKKLSVPVLLLSLALALPALAKEKAGVNLPDRVTVEGKNLTLNGIGLRTKLIFKVYVAGLYLENPSNNAEQVIHSDQVKRVQMVMLRDLEKEKVAEAVRNGFEKNNKEKMPALKERLDNLVAEIPDFKKGESFVITYLPGKGVTMTNKAGQVVTVPGKDFGDALFSVWLGQNPVDGGLRDEMLGKKG, encoded by the coding sequence ATGAAGAAGCTGTCGGTTCCCGTGCTGCTCCTGTCGCTCGCGCTCGCCCTGCCTGCCCTGGCCAAGGAGAAGGCCGGCGTGAACCTGCCGGACCGCGTCACGGTGGAGGGCAAGAACCTCACGCTCAACGGCATCGGCCTGCGCACCAAGCTCATCTTCAAGGTCTACGTGGCCGGCCTCTACCTCGAGAACCCGTCCAACAACGCCGAGCAGGTCATCCACTCCGACCAGGTCAAGCGCGTGCAGATGGTGATGCTGCGCGACTTGGAGAAGGAGAAGGTCGCCGAGGCGGTGCGCAACGGCTTCGAGAAGAACAACAAGGAGAAGATGCCCGCGCTGAAGGAGCGCCTGGACAACCTCGTCGCCGAGATTCCGGACTTCAAGAAGGGCGAGTCCTTCGTCATCACCTACCTGCCCGGCAAGGGCGTGACGATGACGAACAAGGCCGGCCAGGTCGTGACCGTGCCGGGCAAGGACTTCGGCGACGCGCTCTTCTCCGTGTGGCTGGGCCAGAACCCGGTGGACGGCGGCCTGCGCGACGAGATGCTCGGCAAGAAGGGCTAG
- a CDS encoding PA0069 family radical SAM protein → MRARPIANPPNPWASTEVEYLEEIPPSTLEVYEDQSREVLGKNDSPDVGFTWSVNPYRGCLHACAYCYARPTHEYLSMGAGTDFETKLVVKPRAPDLLREAFERPRWQGDTVVFSGVTDCYQPLEASLRLTRRCLEVCAEYRNPVGIITKAPLVERDIDVLQTLSREARLWVGISVPFHNAELARAVEPYVATPKRRLQTIERLAAAGIAVSVSVSPLIPGLNDEDIARVLSAAKDAGATSAFYGLLRLPGPVAQVFEERLRARLPLRADRVLHRIRETRGGELNDSRFGHRMHGQGVYARAIDALFKTTARRLGLLPTEMGDSEPGPSPFRRPVREGPQLSLF, encoded by the coding sequence ATGCGCGCGCGTCCCATCGCCAATCCGCCCAACCCGTGGGCGAGCACGGAGGTGGAGTACCTGGAGGAGATCCCTCCCTCCACGCTCGAGGTCTACGAGGACCAGAGCCGCGAGGTGCTGGGCAAGAACGACAGCCCGGACGTGGGCTTCACCTGGAGCGTGAACCCGTACCGCGGCTGCCTCCACGCCTGCGCGTACTGCTACGCACGCCCCACGCACGAGTACCTGAGCATGGGCGCGGGCACGGACTTCGAGACGAAGCTGGTGGTGAAGCCGCGCGCGCCAGACCTCCTGCGCGAGGCCTTCGAGCGGCCGCGCTGGCAGGGCGACACGGTCGTGTTCAGCGGCGTCACCGACTGCTACCAGCCGCTCGAGGCCAGCCTGCGGCTCACCCGGCGCTGCCTCGAGGTGTGCGCCGAGTACCGCAACCCCGTGGGCATCATCACCAAGGCGCCGCTCGTCGAGCGCGACATCGACGTGCTGCAGACGCTCTCGCGCGAGGCGCGGCTGTGGGTGGGCATCAGCGTGCCCTTCCACAACGCGGAGCTCGCGCGCGCGGTGGAGCCCTACGTCGCCACGCCGAAGCGGCGCCTGCAGACCATCGAGCGTCTCGCGGCGGCGGGCATCGCGGTCTCCGTGTCCGTGTCGCCGCTCATCCCCGGGCTCAACGACGAGGACATCGCCCGGGTGCTCTCGGCCGCGAAGGACGCGGGCGCCACGAGCGCCTTCTACGGGCTCCTGCGGCTGCCGGGCCCGGTGGCCCAGGTCTTCGAGGAGCGGCTGCGCGCGCGCCTCCCCCTGCGCGCGGACCGCGTGCTGCACCGCATCCGCGAGACGCGCGGCGGCGAGCTCAACGACTCGCGCTTCGGCCACCGCATGCACGGCCAGGGCGTGTACGCGCGCGCCATCGACGCGCTGTTCAAGACCACGGCGCGCCGCCTGGGGCTGCTGCCCACGGAGATGGGGGACTCCGAGCCGGGGCCGAGCCCCTTCCGCCGCCCGGTGCGCGAGGGGCCCCAGCTCAGCCTCTTCTGA
- a CDS encoding sigma-70 family RNA polymerase sigma factor has protein sequence MGPTEELTHWVRRAVDGHAPAFSELYRRTRPLVGRAVAAFAPLDPDEVEDVIQESYVRAFKALPRLKEPAAFEAWLLSIARNRARTRLERRGQARRMDEELADAEPDSVPHLPPALQLERDIAVVRELIERLPEGEEKRTVQLFYVEGELSAREIAEKLGVGKSAVTMRLERFRARIKRELLRQVLAGRRE, from the coding sequence GTGGGTCCCACGGAGGAGCTGACGCACTGGGTCCGGCGCGCGGTGGACGGGCATGCGCCTGCCTTCAGTGAGCTGTACCGACGCACGCGCCCGCTGGTGGGGCGTGCGGTGGCGGCGTTCGCTCCGCTGGACCCGGACGAGGTGGAAGACGTGATCCAGGAGAGCTACGTGCGGGCCTTCAAGGCCCTGCCCCGGCTGAAGGAGCCGGCCGCCTTCGAGGCGTGGCTGCTCTCCATCGCGCGCAACCGCGCCCGCACCCGGCTGGAGCGCCGGGGCCAGGCGCGGCGGATGGACGAGGAGCTGGCGGACGCGGAGCCGGACAGCGTGCCGCACCTGCCCCCCGCCCTGCAGCTCGAGCGCGACATCGCCGTGGTGCGCGAGCTCATCGAGCGGCTGCCCGAGGGCGAGGAGAAGCGCACGGTGCAGCTCTTCTACGTCGAGGGCGAGCTGAGCGCGCGCGAGATCGCCGAGAAGCTCGGCGTGGGCAAGAGTGCGGTGACGATGCGCCTGGAGCGCTTTCGCGCACGCATCAAGCGCGAGCTGCTGCGCCAGGTGCTCGCAGGACGCAGGGAGTGA